In Chitinophagaceae bacterium, the genomic window AGAAGTATTGATAAAGCAAATTGCCGGGGCGGTGGCAAAGCGCATTGTTAACTATTTGCATATAGGCGATAAGGTAAAGCAAAATGAAGAATTGGGATTTATTAAATTTGGCAGCAGGGTTGATTTATTGTTGCCTTTAAATACCAGGATTAAAGTGAAGTTAAATGAAACCGTTAAAGGCGGCGTTTCGGTAATTGCAGAACTTTAAATTTAATTGTACAAATGAATATTGTTATAACCGGTGGCAGCCGTGGAATTGGAAAGGCAATTGCCGAAAAATTTAATAAAGCAGGCAATACTTTGCTGCTTTGCAGCCGTAATATTAATTTACTGGAATTAGCAGCAAGCGAACTGCAACAGAAAAATGCCGCTTCCATCAAAATTTTTGCCGCCGATTTATCCCAAACGGAAGAAGTGCTGAAATTTGCTAATTTTTGTTTGGAGCAGGGAACGCCGGATATTTTGGTAAATAATGCCGGCCTTTTTATTTCCGGAAAAGTACATAACGAAGCCGATGGCCAGTTGGAACGCATGTTAAATATCAACCTCTTTAGCGCTTATCATTTAACACGTGCCGTATTGCCTGCTATGTTTAAAAATCGTTCGGGCCATATTTTTAATATTTGTTCTGTGGCTTCACTGCAACCTTACAACGAAGGCGGCAGCTACAGCATCAGTAAATATGCTTTAAAAGGCTTTAGTGAAAACCTGAGGTATGAGCTAAGGGAAAAAGGAATAAAAGTTACGGCCGTATACCCTGGTGCAGTAATGACGGAATCGTGGACAGGCTTTGACAATAGCCAAAACCGCATTATGGAAGTTTCGGATATTGCCGAAATGATATATACTGCTTCCAAATTATCTGCACAGGCTGTTGTGGAAAATATGGTAATAAGGCCGCAGCTTGGGGATTTATAATATCCTTTAACAGTTTCTTACAATCATTTATCCTTATTTTAAAAAACCTGCAACAGGTATTGGGCTAAATTTGCATTTTGACCATGCAATTTTTATTTACAAAAATATTTTTATCGGGCTACTTAATTATCAATGCCTTTTTTTTACAGGCGCAAGTAAAAGTATCGGCAAATGTTTCTCCTGCTGTAATTTACCAAAATGAATATGCTACTTTTCGAGTGGTAATTGAAAACAGCAATGGCGTTCAAAAGGTTGCTCCACCAGATTTTAAAAATTTTTATTTGGTAAGCGGACCCAATGAAGAGTTTTGGGAGAGCTCATTAAATAACCAGCCTGCAAAAAAATATTATGCCGTAAGTTATATCGTTCAGCCTAAAGTATCCGGAAGGCTGGCTATTGGTATTGCCAAGGTAAAAGTAAATGGAGCAACTTATGCAACAACATCAAAGCAAATAACCGTATTAAAGAGTATTACACCTGGCAGTAATGCACAACAAAACTATCCTTTTACACAAGCCGATCCTTTTCAAAACAAAAAACCAGCAAAAGAAGAATTTACCGAATTTATTTTAAAAAAGGGAGATGATGTAAGTAAAAAGATAAGCAGGAATATGCAGCTTGTATTGGAAACCAGCAAGCAAACCTGCTATATTGGCGAGCCGTTGGTAGCAACCTATAATTTATATACCCGGTTAAAAAGCAACAGCCGGTTAGATAAAAGCCCATCTTTCAACGGGTTTTCGGTAATTGATTTGCAGCAGCCAGACGATTATGGGTTTGCGAGAAAAAAATGGGAAGGAAGGGAGTACAATGTTTATAGCATTAGAAAAGTACAGTTATATCCATTGCAATCCGGAAAATTTGAACTGGAGCCTGCAACTCTTTTTAATGAAGTACAGTTTTTAAAGCCCGAAGCTATAAACAATCCCGATGTAATCTATAATATGTACAACGGCGCAGGTGTAAACCCCGATGATATTATTACAGAAAACATAACCCTTTCCAGCAAGCCGGTAGCAATAGAGGTAAAACCATTTCCTGAAAAAGATAAACCACCTGATTTTAACGGAGCTGTAGGTGAGTTTGAAATAAGCGCTGCTGTTGAAAAAGAAAGTATTGCTACAGATGTGCCGGGCAAATTACTCATTGCAATTTCAGGAAGCGGAAATATGGAATTAATTACTGTGCCTGATGTAAAATGGCCTAAGGGTATAGAGGCTTATGAAGTAAAACTTAACGATAAATTAAATACATTGGCAGTACCCGTGAGCGGCACAAAATATTTTGACATTCCATTTTCTATTGCAAAAGAAGGCAATTATACCCTGCCTTCCATTCATTTTACGTATTTTGATCCCAATACTGCTGCGTATAAAAAAATTGCTACACAACCCATTGCAATTTCAGTTACAAAAGGAAATAGCACAAAAGGCATTTTTGTCGGCAACAATGCAACAGCAAAAGAAAAATTAAGCCCGCTCAACCAATTGTTTCAAAACAGGCCATTGGTGGTTACTATTATTGCTGCATTTATTATTGGCGGATTAATTTTTTGGCTAAGAAAGGAACAAAAAAGTGAAGAGAAAATAGAAGCCTTTAAAAGGGTAGAGCAAGCCCAACAGCGTAAGCAGGATGAAGAATTGCACCGGCTTTTTATTCAAAAAGCATCTCTTGTACAAAATGCATTAAAGCAAACAGAAAATTTTTTATACACAGGTAATTCCAGCGAATTTTATACAGCGCTCAATAAAGAGTTTAAAAACTTTCTTTCAGAAAAACTAGCCATTCACCGGGAAGAAATCAGCAGTAAAAAAATAATGTATACAATGGATAAAAAGGGCTTTAACAACGAGGTAATACTTCAAGCACAAAACCTGCTACAGGATATAGACAAGCAGGTTTATTCCCCATTGCCATCTCATGAAGGAAAGCAGGAATTGTACAGCCGTACCCAGCAATTTATACAATATTTAAATGGCTTTAGCAGTGCTGGTATTATTCGGTAAACCGGTAGCCAATACCTCTTACAGAATGAAAGTAGCGTGGGTTGCGGCTATCCTCTTCAAAATATTTTCTAAAGTTGAGGATAAAATTATCTATTGTTCTGGTTGTAGGGTATACGTTGTATCCCCAAACAGCCTGTAATATTTTTTCCCGGGTTACCACTTCGCCTTTGTTCTCTATCAATAATTTCAGCAGCATTATTTCTTTTTTAGTAAGCATTAACTTTTTTGCATTTTTTCCAAAAGCTTCCAGGGCTTTAAAATCTATTTTGTTTTTTCCAAAGCTATAAATTTCTGGCAGCGGTTTTTTTATGGCAATTTGCTCGCTTTTTTTAATTAGGTTTTGTACCCGCAGCAATAATTCTTCAAGGTTAAAGGGTTTGTTGAGATAATCATCTGCGCCTTTTTTTAAACCTAGTACACGGTCGGCGCTGTTGTTTTTTGCGCTAAGTATCAGTACAGGAATAAGGTTGCCAGTGAGTCTAATATTTTCTAAAACGCTGATGCCGTCAATTTCAGGGAGCATAATATCCAAAATAATTAAATCAAAATGCTCCTGCTGTACGGCTTTTAAAGCTTCAGCGCCGTTGTATGCGCTGCTTATTAAGTAACCTTCCAGCTCAAGGTTAAGCTTTAAGGCTTCCTGTAAATTTTCTTCATCTTCAACAAGCAATATAGAATATGGTTTGCCCTGCATGGTATTCAATAAAATTATATCAAAGGAATAGAAAAGGCAAAGATACTGCCGCCCTGCGGGTTATCGGTTACTTCAATTTTTCCTTTGTGTGTAAAAATGATATTTTTAACCAGGTAAAGGCCAAGCCCGGTTCCTTTAGCTTTTTTGGTAGCTTCATTGCCGAGGCGGTAATGTCGGTTAAAAATATTTTGCTTTTCATTGTTGGGGATGCCTTGCCCGTTGTCGGTTATCGAAAACAGTGCATTTGGCCCTTTTTTGGCCAGCATGATGCATATACTTTTATCTTTGGGAGAATATTTTAGGGCATTTTCCAAAAGGTTGTTGATGGTTATTTGCAGCAGTATGGCATCGCCATTTACTATTGTATTATCTTCAACAGATGCCAGAATTTCCCTTTCGGGATAGCGTTGCATATATTCCTGAACCAGTTTCTGGGTAATAGCAGCTATATCCGTTTCCTCCGGGTGGTACATATATCCTCCGGCTTCTATTTGAGAGGAGAATAAGAGGTTATTGCTTAAATCATTTAGCCTGTTAGCCTCCTGGAGCGTATTGTGGAGCAGGCGCTGCTGCCGGTTTTCATCAAGCTTATGCTTGAGCAGGGTTTCTAAATTTAATTTGGCAACGGCAATAGGCGTTTTAAGTTCATGTGTAATGGCCATCATAAAACTTTGCTGCTGTTGCGAATGTTTCAGTTGCCTCCTGATTGCCCTGAATACAAATACGGCGCCGGCAATTATCAGTAAAAAAAAAATGGAGCCTTCCCCAACATACTGGGCTACTTTTCTTTTTCTATCTTCTTCAATTGCCTTAAATTTTAAATCATAATTATAATCGCTTTTAATTAATTCGGCTTTACGTATGTTAACCATTATTTGGTTTTGTTGCATTAATGCAATAAACCACCATACCAGTGCTGCTATTATATAAGCAAGCAATACCCAATAGATAACGTAAATGCTTTTAATTTTTTTGGGTTTTGCTGTCATTGCAAAAAATTAATTTCTTTTATCGAGCCCCCACGAAAGTTTGTTACGGAGGGTTTGCAAAAAATTATTTTCATTAAGGCGTATGAGATTGATGCCGAATTCTTCTTTTTTTATGGCAATTTGCACTTCTTTGGGTACCGCTTCTTTGCGGCTGTCAAGGGTACAAAGGAAGCCATCGGTGCGGCCTTCAATTTCAAAGGAAACAATGTTGGTGTCGGGGATAATGATGGGTCTTATATTCAGGTTATGCGGCGCTACGGCGGTAATTACAAAACTTGCGCTATCGGGGAAAACAATGGGCCCGTTGCAACTTAATGAATACCCGGTGGAACCGGTTGGTGTAGCCACAATTAAGCCATCTGCCCAGTACGTATTTAAAAGTTCGCCATTTAAATAGGTATGGATTTTAATCATGGGTGAAGTGTCTTTTTTGTGCAATGAAAATTCATTAAGCGCATAAGGGGTATCGCCAAATAGCGGGATATTGGCATCAAGGTGGAGCAAAGTACGTTTATCGGTTACAAATTGCCGGTTTACCAAAGCCTCAATTGCAGAGTGCAGTTCTTCCTTGCCAATATTGGCCAAAAAGCCCAGCCTACCATAATTAATGCCCAGTACCGGTATGCCTGAATCTTTTACAAAGGTAACAGTGTCCAGCAAAGTGCCATCGCCGCCCAGGCTTATCATACAGTCTATACTGTCATCCATATCGGCGCTGGAGTTAAAGGTAGAGTAACTGCCTTTAATGTCAATTGCAGAATAAAACTGGTTAAAAAAATCCTGGAAAAATACAGGCTCTACATTTTGCTTTTTAAGTTCCTGCAAAAGAAGGCCAATTTCTTCCCTTTGGGTAATTTCCAAACCCCTGCTGTAAATAGCTATTCTCATATTTGTAACCGGTGCATTAGAAGCCTCCTGTTAAATGTAAAAATAAGCCCTTTTCGCCTAACTGGTTAAAGGAGTAGTCCAATCTTACGGTAACATCATAAAGCGTAATCACATCAAGGCCTACGCCGCCGGTATATAAAAGTTTATTGTTGAGCATGGCACGTGCATCCTGCTGGCTGTACACATAGCCTGCATCGCCAAATGCTTTGGCATAAAAAGAAAAAGGGATGTAAGGAACAATTTTGTTTTTTATTGGAAAGGGTATTTTAAAATCAAATATTTTTTTTCTTACTGTAAATTTTGCCATAGAGGCCACTGAGCCGTCTATCACATAATATTCAAGCCCACGCAAATTTAAATCGCCATAACCCAATGCCCGCCGGTTAATATAAGGCTGGTTAAAGGGTAATTTTATCCTGCTCCAAAGTTCCACACTGCCGTACCAGCCTTTGTTCATGTTTAAGTAACGGTTATAGGCTGCATCAATTGAAAATAAATTTACTCCTTCTTTAATACCCAATCCCCTTTTTAAAATATTTACTCCAAAGGTTTTTCCGGTTAAGGGATAATTAATGTTATTTACATTGAGGTAACTGTAATTGTAACTTAAATCAATAATGTTTTGATGCAATGAAGCATCATTAAAATAAAAAGGATTGTAATGTTTTACTACGGAATCGGCAACCTGCATATAGGTATAACCTGCCTGGTAGCGATGACGGCTAAAATATCCTTTTCTTGAACTGTAGTAGCCGTAGGCCTGAAAAGTATTTCTTACAAATTTATTTTGGTTATTGTATTGCAGTAATTTATTATTTGCTGATGTGCCGAAAGAAATTTCCCGGTTTTGGGTATAACCTGCACTAAAACCAAAGCCTTCATCCAGCTTGCTGTTACTGTATGGTGCAGAATATTGCACAGCAAAATTGCGGGCATACCCATTCAGTAATATAAAGCGTAATTGGTCCCTTCTGCCACTAAAATTATAATGTACAAAACGTAGCCCGTAAATAACCCTGCTGAGGCTATAGTTATAAATATTTGCCCATTCATTAAAGTTCCTGTCTACCAGTTGAAATTGTGGGGTAGGGTAGAGGTACCATTTTTCTCTTACAGTAACATAAATATCAATAGTTGAATTTTCTTTAAAAACTGGCTGAACCATTACTTCGGAAAACAGGTTGGTATTATAAATCAGCTGCCGTGAAAGTTCAAGGTTGATGGCAATATGTGGGGCATAGGTATATTCTCCTGCCTTAAATTTCATCTCTCGTTCAATAATATATGATTTTGTTTTTTTGTTGCCGGTAATAATAATTTTCCCCACTTTTAGTTTTGCGCTGTCTGTAGATGGTTGGGTGGATATTTCCTGCGGAGCCATAATTATTTCCTGGGCAACAACGGCTGGTGTAAAGCCAACAAGAAACAAGAGTAAGAAAAATTTCATGCAGCAACTGATGCTTTAAATATCAAGGTACTTCATTAGATGGTTATAATTGCTGTCAATTTCATTTTCAAATTTTTCACTGCCATAGCTATACAGTACATCATATTCATGCCGTTCAAATGAAGCCACCAACGGGGCAATTTCCCGGTGGTTTACATGCAGGGTTACGGTAAAAATACCGGTGCTGTGGTCGGTTTGTGTATTCAGGTGAAGGATGTGGCAATCGTTGTTTTCTACCAGCCTGCTTATTTCTGAAATGCTAAACTGCGGCCGTTCCATTTGCAAAACAATAATGCCGCCTATTTCATATGCACCGGCAAAATTCCCCATTATTTTCAAAAGGTCGCTTGTGGTAATGGCGCCAAAATATTCTCTTTGCTGGTTCACCACAGGCACAAGGCTACTGTCATGTTTCAAGCTGAACTCCACGGCATTTAAAAAATGGATATCGTTTAAAATGGCATCCTGAATAAAATATTTTTGAAGGCCATCTAGTGTGAGTTGCTCGTCTTCCTGATCCAGCAGGTCCTCTTCGCTCACAAGACCAAGAAATTTTTTTTCCAATACAACCGGCAAGTGGGTTACACGGTAATCGTTGATTAAATGTAACGACTTTCCAACCGTATCGGTAAGCTGTAGCTGGGGTATATTTTTATTAATATGGTCAATAGTTAGCATATTGCTAGTTTGTAACGAGTTTTACAAGTTAGATATTGTTTTAAAGCAAATTGCTTATTTAACAGACAAAAATTTTTGTTAAACCGTTGCAGCAGGCGTTTTTAATTTTGTAAGGAAACCTTCCAGTATTTTATTAAACTCTGCCGGAACTTCCATCATTGGTGCGTGGCCGCATTTGTCAATAAAATGCAATTCGCTATTGGGGATTAAGCGGTTAAACTCTTTGGCAACAAAAGGGGGTGTAATGGTATCGTTATTTCCCCAAATAAGGCAGGTAGGTTGTTTTATCTGGTTGAGTTCTTCTCCCAGATTGTTTCTTATGGCGCTTTTAGCCAGGGCAATTATTTTAATTACTTTTAACCGGTTATTCGTTATTTCAAAAACTTCGTTTACCAATTCATCTGTAGCTATTGCCGGGTCATAAAAGGTAAGGGCTGTTTTATTGCGGATGTATTCTTTATCTCCTCTTTTGGGATAGGTGTCGCCCATACCGCTTTCAAAAAGGCCTGAACTGCCGGTAAGGGTTAATGATTTTATCCTTTCTGGGTGTTTTAATATATGTACCAGGGCTACATGGCCGCCCAATGAGTTGCCTAATAGGTTGATTGAGGTATAATTCCTGTTTTCGATAAATTTATGTACAAATTTTTGCAGCCCTCCCACCGATGTATGTAACAAATCCAAATCGAGCAGCGGCAACATAGGCACCACAACTTTATAGGATTTATTAAAATATTCAATTAAGTGTGCAAAATTACTTAAAGCGCCAAATAAGCCATGTAGCAATAGCAAGGGTTCTCCGTTTCCTTCTTCTATATACTTAAATTTCCCGTCTTGTTTTATTTCGTAAATCATCAATCAATAATAAATAGATATGGTTTAATTTAAGCTAAAAATACTCTAATTAACCCAAAACCCCATCTTCAATTTTATTTTGCATGGGTAAATTAGTGATTTCTATGTTTCCTGCATAAAATATTATACCCCTTATCGCTTTTTTCAGGATGGGTGAAATAAAAATAAAATAGCCTGCTGTAAGTTTTTTAGCCTGCTTATTTAAACATTTATTTATATGAAAAAAGCCTTCCATTACAGAAGGCCTTTTAATTGAAATGGGGGTTTAACTATTGTTTTATAAAACGAATAACCTGTTTTTTATCTTGTTCCATTATTTCTCCTGCATACAGGCCTGCCGGCAGTTCATGCACATCCGCAGAAACCTGGCCGGAGCCATTGAGCAGGCTTACTTTTATAAACTGCCCCTGCAAATTGTAAATTTTCAATTTTGTATTGGAGAAATTAATATCGGTATTGAGGGTAAGTTCGTTCCTGGCCGGGTTTAACGGTATGATATATCCGTGCTTTCCGAAGTCAATCATTTTAATTGCTGTAAAAGTTGCTTTGCCATCAAAATCAACTTGCTTGAGTTTATAATAATTTTTTCCGGTAAAAGGCTGTACATCTACGTAGCTATAATTGCCGGAATTAGTACCAGAGCTGTTAACAAAGCCCAGCGATTGCCAGTTAAATGCATCCTGGCTGCGTAATATTTCAAAACCCTGGTTGTTTATTTCATTTGCTGTGCTCCATTTAAGTAATGTTCTGCTGCTTTGCTTACTTGCGGTAAATCCGGTAAAGTTTACAGGAAGCGGTGAAGCATTATTTCGTTTGTGTTTCAGCATCCAGTTATATACGTTTTGATCGGCAAATCCGCTATATCCATACTGGTTAAGGTTCAGGCTAAAGCCATGTGTAAGGTCGTGGCCGGAAATACCATAATAAATAATTTTCGCTGCTATAGGTGTACCGTTTACGGTGTTGGTATTGTCCACAAAATAATTGGTATTGCTTACTGGCACTACATTATCATAATTGTTATGCAATGCCAGTACGGGTAAGTCTGTTGCAGCCATATTTTGGCAAAATGTGGCATTGGGCGACCATGCACCAGCACCGGGTACAATTGCTGCAATCCTGTTTGAATAAGTTGCATTGTCACCCACATATGCCCATACAGCGCCGCCACCCAGGCTAAACCCACTTAAGTAAATGCGGTCTATATCTACTTTGTAATTTTCAATTATATAGTCAAGCATAGTGTTGATGTGCCCACACCATGGGTTGGTTGTAAATTGAGGTGTTATTACTATAAATTTAAAATCCTGACCACCTACGTTAAATGAAGTGGGCCAGGTACCACCGTTTATAAGGTTTGCAGGGCCATGGCGCAATACCGTACTTAAGTTAGTGGTGCCATTTCCCAACTCTCCAATTCCGGGAATAAATACAATAAGGGGAAATTTTTCACTTGGATTATTATTATAACCTTGTGGCAAGTATTCATAATAACCATTACTTACGGGGCAGGTGGTAACACCCGGCTTTGCCGTAAACGATTGGGCTATACTTACTAAAGAAGCCATAAGGTATCCCAGCAATAAAGTGTAGTGTTTTTTCATAGTAAATATTGGCTTTTGTTAACCAGTATAACTTGAAAATATTGGTTTTATTGTCCTGAAATGCTCGTAGTTATTGGTATTTCAGAAAAATTAATAAAGGGATAAAGTTGAACAGTAGTACCAATTTCGGTGGGGGATAGAAAGTTTACTATAAGCAACTTATAAGGCCTGTTTTTGAAAAAAATTCTGTAGTTGGGTAAAAGCCCCTTTGAACAGGGGAATTACTTCGCCTATACCATCAATTATCATTGGCGCCAATGGATATAGCCTTGAATAAGATTGTGAATTTTCTATGTACGATTGGTTGATGAGGTGCATTTGTGTGCCATAAAACAAAAAAACACTAAAAAGGATACAATATATCAATACATAAAAAACTATGCCGCCTATACGGTTTAGCCAGCCGAGCATTAAGGTTTCTACAACTGTTTGAAGCATTTTTGCCCCGATATTAATGGCAATAATTACCACAATAAACACAAGCATAAATGAAAAAAAAGGGAGCCATTTACCTAAAGAGGGGAGCTGTACCGCTAATTTTTCTGATGCCACTGCTGAAAATTTTAATGCTGCGGCAATTCCTGCAATAAATGAAATAATAGAAAATAAAGCAATGATTAAACCTTTGCGGTACCCTTTAATGATTCCTGTAAGCAGGAGCATAAAAAAAATAAGGTCTAAAAACATGCCTTTGCTTCTTTAAGGTGATAAAAGCTCTTTTACAATGCCCGAAATAGTTTTGCCATCTGCTTTGCCGGAAAGTTGTTTGGAAGCTACACCCATTACTTTACCCATATCTGCAGCAGTGCTTGCGCCGGTTTGGCTAATAATATTTATAACTGCGGTTTTTATTTCTTCTTCCGTTAATTGTTTGGGCATAAATTTTTCTATCACTTCCATCTCTTCTTTTTCTTTTTGGGCCAGGTCGTTGCGGCCTTGCCGGGTAAAAATATCCAGGCTATCTTTACGTTGCTTCATCATTTTTTGTAAAAATTTTTGTTCCGTTGCTTCATCTATTTCACCACCGGCTCCCGGTTCTGTTTTGGCTTTAATAATTTCTGCTTTTATTGCTCTAAGGCCACGTAAAACAGCATCGTTTTTTGATTTCATGGCATCTTTCATTTCTGTCATAATTTTTTGTTCTAAAGACATAGTGTAAAGGTTTTACTGTATTTAATTAGTTTGAAAAATGTTTTCTTAACCGGCAGGTTTCATAAGCGTTGCTTTAAATTTTTTATCAAAATCCCCGGCAAATTTTTTTATTTCTTCGGTTAATTCATTTTGCCCTGTGGCTTTTTGAAAAGTTTCTGCCAGGGTAAAAAACATCTGGTAAACAAAATCCCCCATTTCATCCACCATCATGTCTTTTGTCCACAAATCAATTTTAAAAGTATTTTTTTCTGTACCGTCCCAAAAGCCAAGGCACATGGCTTTGGCCCTTTGCAGTTTATCAGAACCCGTTTCACTGGCCGACCAATTGATTTGCTCGGGTAATTTTTTATCATCTAAATGAATGTCTATTTGTATAGAAGATTTTTGCATAGAAAAATTAATTGTAGTCGGCAAAGTTAAGGCAATTCAGGCACCCGGCAGGTTACTGTATGGCTTTAAATAGTATTGAGGATGCATTTTTCCAGTTATACAGCTGGGTATGTTCTATACCTTTTTGGGTAAAATTATTTTTTAGGGATTCGTTTTTATAGAGTTCAGATAATTGCTCAGCCAATCCGCTTTCTCCTTTAGCAGCATATATTGCCGCTTCTCCAAATGCAGCAAAAGTGTTGTTATTTTTATAGGTTAGCAGCGGAACGCCACATTTGAGCGCATAAAGGCCAAAGTTGCCTGTTATAATTTTTTCGGGCAGGTAAATAAATGCATAAGCCGAAGCAACTATGGCCGAGCACTCCAGGTCGCCGGGCCCATTTATTATAATTACATCTTCTTTAAAACGGTAAGTAGGCAAATTGGGAATTGCATTTAGCCCTGTTAAGTGATGTAAAAGCAGTGCCAGTTTCATTTCGGATTTATGCCATTTTTTAAAAATACTGAAGGCTTTGAGCAAATGGATAATATCCTGTTGGTTCCCGGCGGATACGTTGGCGGCAAAAAAATCCTTTTCATTGCTGTACTTTTCTTTTACGATTTGTTGTTCTATATCATTTATTGCATGGTAGCAGGAGTTGATGCCAAAAAAAGTGGTTTGTATATTTTCAATTTTTGGAAATTGAACTTTCAATTGTTGTTCTAATACCGGGTTGGCAGTTAATACCATAGCGGCTTTTTTGAGGAAATACCTGAAAAACCTTTTACGGTAATTTTTAAATGAAGCATAATTTATTTTATCGTCGGTAAACCATTCGGGCAACAGCATTATTTGTTTGATGCCTGTTTTAAAAGAAAGCACTGCGTTTTCAGAAATAAAAATGTCTGCATTGGCTTCCTTTAGCAGGCCGGGTAATTTATAATTGTACCAGTAGTGCAGCAGTATGCTGCTTTTAATTGCAGGGGAAATAATTTGTACCATACAGTTGCCGGGTAACTTTTCTTTATAACCTGTGCTGCTAAAAAAAACTATTTTTATATTGGGGTTTTGTTCAGCAATGCGCACCAGGCATTCTGCAAGATGGGCTGTGGGCGGGTAAAAAGAAAGAATGTGCGCCGCAATGGTCATAATATATTATTAGCGAAGCCTTTTTAATTTTACGGTTTCTATACGGGTATTGCTTACAC contains:
- the gldC gene encoding gliding motility protein GldC: MQKSSIQIDIHLDDKKLPEQINWSASETGSDKLQRAKAMCLGFWDGTEKNTFKIDLWTKDMMVDEMGDFVYQMFFTLAETFQKATGQNELTEEIKKFAGDFDKKFKATLMKPAG
- a CDS encoding GatB/YqeY domain-containing protein, with translation MSLEQKIMTEMKDAMKSKNDAVLRGLRAIKAEIIKAKTEPGAGGEIDEATEQKFLQKMMKQRKDSLDIFTRQGRNDLAQKEKEEMEVIEKFMPKQLTEEEIKTAVINIISQTGASTAADMGKVMGVASKQLSGKADGKTISGIVKELLSP